One Paralichthys olivaceus isolate ysfri-2021 chromosome 8, ASM2471397v2, whole genome shotgun sequence genomic region harbors:
- the LOC109645404 gene encoding sodium/calcium exchanger 1-like isoform X3, translating into MSRTRTSPLFFTNQLLLLLTFISTELQLSAAGGSAEALGSNGTVSNKTKCGGITTCKEGVILPVWKPDNPAFTDRLARATIYFVGLAFMFLGVSIIADRFMSSIEVITSQERQITIKKPNGEKITTTVRIWNETVSNLTLMALGSSAPEILLSVVEVCGHNFDAGELGPNTIVGSAAFNMFVIIGLCVSVIPEGETRKVKHLRVFFVTATWSVFAYIWLYLILAVSSPGVVDIWEGLLTLFFFPICVGFAYVADRRLLFYKYMYKRYRAGRQRGMIIETEGEPQLPSKVNVEMDRKMLSSCGEEFVDGDTGFDMKELDEEEARREVARILKELKQKHPEKDMEQLMELANYQVLTQQQKSRAFYRCQATRIMTGGGNILKKHAADQAKRATLHNISSEVSSNDFSSKVFFDPGTYQCLENCGSVALNVVRRGGDLTSMVSVDYRTEDGTANAGSDYQFTEGTIMFKPGETEKEIRIDIIDDDIFEEDEHFLVYLSNVRVISEGAGSDGGEANHVDALAGLGLPCTATVTIFDDDHAGIFTFEEPVVTVSESIGMMEVKVLRTSGARGVVVVPYKTMEGTAKGGGEDFEDTHGVLEFDNDEILKTVTVRIIDHEEYDKQATFYIELQEPYWNRRRWTGGFIKTGRDVYRKVQGREHPVPSAIINITGEGGEDVWTKKDEEERRIAEMGRPMLGEHVKLDVIIEESYEFKSTVDKLIKKTNLALLIGTNSWREQFVEAITVGSGDDDESGEEKLPSCFDYVMHFLTIFWKLLFAFVPPTDYWNGWACFVVSISVIGMLTAVIGDLASHFGCTVGLKDSVTAVVFVALGTSVPDTFASKVAATQDQYADASIGNVTGSNAVNVFLGIGVAWSIAAIYHYSKGQQFKVDPGTLAFSVTLFTIFAFICIGVLIYRRRPEIGGELGGPRVPKILTTCLFFSLWLMYIVLSSLEAYCHVEGF; encoded by the exons ATGAGCCGAACCAGGACCTCACCCCTGTTTTTCACCAATCAGTTGCTTCTCTTGTTGACCTTCATCTCAACTGAACTGCAGTTAtctgcagcaggaggttctgCTGAGGCCCTCGGGTCCAACGGCACAGTCAGCAACAAAACCAAATGTGGTGGGATCACCACCTGCAAAGAGGGCGTCATCCTGCCAGTGTGGAAGCCGGACAACCCGGCCTTCACCGACCGCCTCGCCAGAGCCACCATTTACTTTGTGGGGTTGGCGTTCATGTTCCTGGGTGTCTCCATCATTGCTGACCGCTTCATGTCATCCATCGAGGTCATCACCTCCCAAGAAAGACAGATCACCATCAAGAAACCAAATGGTGAGAAGATCACCACAACGGTGCGGATCTGGAACGAGACTGTTTCCAACCTCACCCTGATGGCGCTGGGCTCCTCCGCCCCAGAAATCCTTCTGTCAGTCGTGGAGGTCTGTGGTCACAACTTTGACGCCGGTGAGCTCGGCCCCAACACCATTGTAGGAAGTGCGGCGTTCAACATGTTTGTCATCATTggcctttgtgtgtctgtcattcCCGAAGGTGAGACCAGAAAGGTGAAGCACCTCCGGGTGTTCTTTGTCACAGCCACCTGGAGCGTCTTTGCGTACATCTGGCTGTACCTGATCCTCGCCGTCTCTTCTCCAGGGGTTGTTGATATATGGGAGGGGCTTCTcacactcttcttcttccctaTTTGCGTTGGCTTTGCCTATGTGGCCGACCGCAGACTTCTTTTCTACAAATACATGTACAAACGATACAGagcagggaggcagagaggaatgATCATCGAAACTGAGGGAGAACCACAGCTTCCCTCAAAGGTCAACGTTGAAATGGACAGAAAGATGCTCAGCTCGTGTGGGGAGGAGTTCGTGGACGGAGACACAGGGTTTGATATGAAGgagctggatgaggaggaggccCGCAGAGAGGTGGCCAGGATCCTCAAGGAGTTGAAACAGAAACACCCCGAGAAGGACATGGAGCAGTTGATGGAGCTTGCTAATTATCAGGTTTTAACACAGCAACAGAAGAGTCGAGCATTCTACCGCTGTCAGGCGACCAGGATcatgacaggaggaggaaacatcCTGAAGAAGCACGCCGCTGATCAGGCCAAGAGAGCCACACTGCACAACATCTCCTCTGAGGTTTCCAGCAACGACTTTTCCTCCAAAGTTTTCTTTGACCCTGGTACCTACCAGTGTCTTGAAAACTGCGGCAGCGTAGCACTAAACGTGGTGCGTCGAGGTGGAGACCTAACAAGCATGGTCTCAGTGGATTACAGGACCGAGGACGGCACTGCAAACGCCGGCTCGGACTACCAGTTCACCGAAGGAACTATTATGTTCAAACCAGGCGAGACTGAAAAGGAAATCCGCATTGACATCATCGATGATGATATTTTtgaggaagatgagcatttccTGGTCTACCTCAGCAATGTGAGGGTCATATCAGAGGGTGCTGGCTCAGACGGGGGCGAGGCTAACCACGTGGACGCCCTGGCAGGTTTAGGTCTTCCGTGCACAGCCACTGTCACCATCTTTGATGATGACCATGCTGGTATCTTTACATTCGAGGAGCCAGTGGTCACTGTGAGCGAGAGCATCGGGATGATGGAGGTGAAGGTGCTTCGGACCTCAGGAGCTCGAGGAGTTGTGGTGGTGCCGTACAAAACCATGGAGGGGACGGCTAAAGGAGGTGGCGAAGACTTCGAGGATACACACGGAGTCCTGGAGTTTGACAATGATGAGATCCT GAAGACAGTAACCGTTAGAATAATTGACCATGAGGAGTACGATAAGCAGGCGACCTTCTACATAGAGCTGCAGGAACCGTACTGGAACAGGAGGAGATGGACAG GTGGATTCATCAAAACAG GAAGAGATGTCTACAGGAAGGTCCAGGGACGGGAGCATCCGGTCCCCTCTGCCATCATCAACATCACAG gggaggggggtgaggaTGTTTGGACGAAGAAGGACGAAGAGGAGCGGCGGATCGCGGAGATGGGTCGACCAATGCTGGGCGAACACGTGAAACTGGACGTCATCATCGAGGAGTCGTACGAGTTCAAG AGCACCGTGGATAAACTCATCAAGAAGACCAACCTGGCTCTGCTGATCGGGACCAACAGCTGGAGGGAGCAGTTTGTGGAGGCCATCACTGTCGGCTCAG gtgatgatgatgaatccGGTGAGGAGAAACTGCCCTCCTGTTTCGACTACGTCATGCACTTCCTCACCATCTTCTGGAAACTCCTGTTTGCATTTGTTCCTCCCACCGACTACTGGAACGGCTGGGCCTGCTTCGttgtctccatctctgtcatcGGTATGCTGACGGCGGTGATCGGTGACCTGGCATCTCATTTCGGCTGCACCGTCGGCCTCAAAGACTCCGTGACTGCTGTGGTGTTTGTGGCTTTGGGGACTTCAGTACCAG acACCTTTGCCAGTAAAGTAGCAGCCACCCAGGACCAATATGCAGACGCCTCCATTGGCAATGTGACAGGAAGCAACGCGGTCAACGTCTTCCTGGGTATTGGCGTGGCCTGGTCCATTGCTGCCATCTATCACTACTCCAAGGGCCAGCAATTCAAGGTCGACCCAGGAACGCTGGCCTTCTCCGTCACACTCTTCACCATCTTCGCCTTTATCTGCATCGGTGTTCTCATCTACCGCCGGCGGCCTGAGATCGGCGGGGAGCTCGGCGGTCCCAGAGTCCCAAAGATTCTCACCACCTGTTTGTTCTTCAGCCTGTGGTTGATGTACATTGTCCTCTCCTCATTAGAAGCCTATTGCCATGTAGAGGGATTCTAA
- the LOC109645404 gene encoding sodium/calcium exchanger 1-like isoform X1 — translation MSRTRTSPLFFTNQLLLLLTFISTELQLSAAGGSAEALGSNGTVSNKTKCGGITTCKEGVILPVWKPDNPAFTDRLARATIYFVGLAFMFLGVSIIADRFMSSIEVITSQERQITIKKPNGEKITTTVRIWNETVSNLTLMALGSSAPEILLSVVEVCGHNFDAGELGPNTIVGSAAFNMFVIIGLCVSVIPEGETRKVKHLRVFFVTATWSVFAYIWLYLILAVSSPGVVDIWEGLLTLFFFPICVGFAYVADRRLLFYKYMYKRYRAGRQRGMIIETEGEPQLPSKVNVEMDRKMLSSCGEEFVDGDTGFDMKELDEEEARREVARILKELKQKHPEKDMEQLMELANYQVLTQQQKSRAFYRCQATRIMTGGGNILKKHAADQAKRATLHNISSEVSSNDFSSKVFFDPGTYQCLENCGSVALNVVRRGGDLTSMVSVDYRTEDGTANAGSDYQFTEGTIMFKPGETEKEIRIDIIDDDIFEEDEHFLVYLSNVRVISEGAGSDGGEANHVDALAGLGLPCTATVTIFDDDHAGIFTFEEPVVTVSESIGMMEVKVLRTSGARGVVVVPYKTMEGTAKGGGEDFEDTHGVLEFDNDEILKIIQINIIDDEEYEKNKNFFLEIGEPRLLEMSERKALLLQEVGGFIKTGRDVYRKVQGREHPVPSAIINITGEGGEDVWTKKDEEERRIAEMGRPMLGEHVKLDVIIEESYEFKSTVDKLIKKTNLALLIGTNSWREQFVEAITVGSGDDDESGEEKLPSCFDYVMHFLTIFWKLLFAFVPPTDYWNGWACFVVSISVIGMLTAVIGDLASHFGCTVGLKDSVTAVVFVALGTSVPDTFASKVAATQDQYADASIGNVTGSNAVNVFLGIGVAWSIAAIYHYSKGQQFKVDPGTLAFSVTLFTIFAFICIGVLIYRRRPEIGGELGGPRVPKILTTCLFFSLWLMYIVLSSLEAYCHVEGF, via the exons ATGAGCCGAACCAGGACCTCACCCCTGTTTTTCACCAATCAGTTGCTTCTCTTGTTGACCTTCATCTCAACTGAACTGCAGTTAtctgcagcaggaggttctgCTGAGGCCCTCGGGTCCAACGGCACAGTCAGCAACAAAACCAAATGTGGTGGGATCACCACCTGCAAAGAGGGCGTCATCCTGCCAGTGTGGAAGCCGGACAACCCGGCCTTCACCGACCGCCTCGCCAGAGCCACCATTTACTTTGTGGGGTTGGCGTTCATGTTCCTGGGTGTCTCCATCATTGCTGACCGCTTCATGTCATCCATCGAGGTCATCACCTCCCAAGAAAGACAGATCACCATCAAGAAACCAAATGGTGAGAAGATCACCACAACGGTGCGGATCTGGAACGAGACTGTTTCCAACCTCACCCTGATGGCGCTGGGCTCCTCCGCCCCAGAAATCCTTCTGTCAGTCGTGGAGGTCTGTGGTCACAACTTTGACGCCGGTGAGCTCGGCCCCAACACCATTGTAGGAAGTGCGGCGTTCAACATGTTTGTCATCATTggcctttgtgtgtctgtcattcCCGAAGGTGAGACCAGAAAGGTGAAGCACCTCCGGGTGTTCTTTGTCACAGCCACCTGGAGCGTCTTTGCGTACATCTGGCTGTACCTGATCCTCGCCGTCTCTTCTCCAGGGGTTGTTGATATATGGGAGGGGCTTCTcacactcttcttcttccctaTTTGCGTTGGCTTTGCCTATGTGGCCGACCGCAGACTTCTTTTCTACAAATACATGTACAAACGATACAGagcagggaggcagagaggaatgATCATCGAAACTGAGGGAGAACCACAGCTTCCCTCAAAGGTCAACGTTGAAATGGACAGAAAGATGCTCAGCTCGTGTGGGGAGGAGTTCGTGGACGGAGACACAGGGTTTGATATGAAGgagctggatgaggaggaggccCGCAGAGAGGTGGCCAGGATCCTCAAGGAGTTGAAACAGAAACACCCCGAGAAGGACATGGAGCAGTTGATGGAGCTTGCTAATTATCAGGTTTTAACACAGCAACAGAAGAGTCGAGCATTCTACCGCTGTCAGGCGACCAGGATcatgacaggaggaggaaacatcCTGAAGAAGCACGCCGCTGATCAGGCCAAGAGAGCCACACTGCACAACATCTCCTCTGAGGTTTCCAGCAACGACTTTTCCTCCAAAGTTTTCTTTGACCCTGGTACCTACCAGTGTCTTGAAAACTGCGGCAGCGTAGCACTAAACGTGGTGCGTCGAGGTGGAGACCTAACAAGCATGGTCTCAGTGGATTACAGGACCGAGGACGGCACTGCAAACGCCGGCTCGGACTACCAGTTCACCGAAGGAACTATTATGTTCAAACCAGGCGAGACTGAAAAGGAAATCCGCATTGACATCATCGATGATGATATTTTtgaggaagatgagcatttccTGGTCTACCTCAGCAATGTGAGGGTCATATCAGAGGGTGCTGGCTCAGACGGGGGCGAGGCTAACCACGTGGACGCCCTGGCAGGTTTAGGTCTTCCGTGCACAGCCACTGTCACCATCTTTGATGATGACCATGCTGGTATCTTTACATTCGAGGAGCCAGTGGTCACTGTGAGCGAGAGCATCGGGATGATGGAGGTGAAGGTGCTTCGGACCTCAGGAGCTCGAGGAGTTGTGGTGGTGCCGTACAAAACCATGGAGGGGACGGCTAAAGGAGGTGGCGAAGACTTCGAGGATACACACGGAGTCCTGGAGTTTGACAATGATGAGATCCT caAAATTATTCAGATCAATATAATCGATGATGAAGAAtatgagaaaaacaagaacTTCTTCCTAGAGATTGGAGAACCTCGGCTGCTGGAGATGAGTGAGAGGAAAG ctctgttgcttcAGGAAGTCG GTGGATTCATCAAAACAG GAAGAGATGTCTACAGGAAGGTCCAGGGACGGGAGCATCCGGTCCCCTCTGCCATCATCAACATCACAG gggaggggggtgaggaTGTTTGGACGAAGAAGGACGAAGAGGAGCGGCGGATCGCGGAGATGGGTCGACCAATGCTGGGCGAACACGTGAAACTGGACGTCATCATCGAGGAGTCGTACGAGTTCAAG AGCACCGTGGATAAACTCATCAAGAAGACCAACCTGGCTCTGCTGATCGGGACCAACAGCTGGAGGGAGCAGTTTGTGGAGGCCATCACTGTCGGCTCAG gtgatgatgatgaatccGGTGAGGAGAAACTGCCCTCCTGTTTCGACTACGTCATGCACTTCCTCACCATCTTCTGGAAACTCCTGTTTGCATTTGTTCCTCCCACCGACTACTGGAACGGCTGGGCCTGCTTCGttgtctccatctctgtcatcGGTATGCTGACGGCGGTGATCGGTGACCTGGCATCTCATTTCGGCTGCACCGTCGGCCTCAAAGACTCCGTGACTGCTGTGGTGTTTGTGGCTTTGGGGACTTCAGTACCAG acACCTTTGCCAGTAAAGTAGCAGCCACCCAGGACCAATATGCAGACGCCTCCATTGGCAATGTGACAGGAAGCAACGCGGTCAACGTCTTCCTGGGTATTGGCGTGGCCTGGTCCATTGCTGCCATCTATCACTACTCCAAGGGCCAGCAATTCAAGGTCGACCCAGGAACGCTGGCCTTCTCCGTCACACTCTTCACCATCTTCGCCTTTATCTGCATCGGTGTTCTCATCTACCGCCGGCGGCCTGAGATCGGCGGGGAGCTCGGCGGTCCCAGAGTCCCAAAGATTCTCACCACCTGTTTGTTCTTCAGCCTGTGGTTGATGTACATTGTCCTCTCCTCATTAGAAGCCTATTGCCATGTAGAGGGATTCTAA
- the LOC109645404 gene encoding sodium/calcium exchanger 1-like isoform X2, with product MSRTRTSPLFFTNQLLLLLTFISTELQLSAAGGSAEALGSNGTVSNKTKCGGITTCKEGVILPVWKPDNPAFTDRLARATIYFVGLAFMFLGVSIIADRFMSSIEVITSQERQITIKKPNGEKITTTVRIWNETVSNLTLMALGSSAPEILLSVVEVCGHNFDAGELGPNTIVGSAAFNMFVIIGLCVSVIPEGETRKVKHLRVFFVTATWSVFAYIWLYLILAVSSPGVVDIWEGLLTLFFFPICVGFAYVADRRLLFYKYMYKRYRAGRQRGMIIETEGEPQLPSKVNVEMDRKMLSSCGEEFVDGDTGFDMKELDEEEARREVARILKELKQKHPEKDMEQLMELANYQVLTQQQKSRAFYRCQATRIMTGGGNILKKHAADQAKRATLHNISSEVSSNDFSSKVFFDPGTYQCLENCGSVALNVVRRGGDLTSMVSVDYRTEDGTANAGSDYQFTEGTIMFKPGETEKEIRIDIIDDDIFEEDEHFLVYLSNVRVISEGAGSDGGEANHVDALAGLGLPCTATVTIFDDDHAGIFTFEEPVVTVSESIGMMEVKVLRTSGARGVVVVPYKTMEGTAKGGGEDFEDTHGVLEFDNDEILKTVTVRIIDHEEYDKQATFYIELQEPYWNRRRWTALLLQEVGGFIKTGRDVYRKVQGREHPVPSAIINITGEGGEDVWTKKDEEERRIAEMGRPMLGEHVKLDVIIEESYEFKSTVDKLIKKTNLALLIGTNSWREQFVEAITVGSGDDDESGEEKLPSCFDYVMHFLTIFWKLLFAFVPPTDYWNGWACFVVSISVIGMLTAVIGDLASHFGCTVGLKDSVTAVVFVALGTSVPDTFASKVAATQDQYADASIGNVTGSNAVNVFLGIGVAWSIAAIYHYSKGQQFKVDPGTLAFSVTLFTIFAFICIGVLIYRRRPEIGGELGGPRVPKILTTCLFFSLWLMYIVLSSLEAYCHVEGF from the exons ATGAGCCGAACCAGGACCTCACCCCTGTTTTTCACCAATCAGTTGCTTCTCTTGTTGACCTTCATCTCAACTGAACTGCAGTTAtctgcagcaggaggttctgCTGAGGCCCTCGGGTCCAACGGCACAGTCAGCAACAAAACCAAATGTGGTGGGATCACCACCTGCAAAGAGGGCGTCATCCTGCCAGTGTGGAAGCCGGACAACCCGGCCTTCACCGACCGCCTCGCCAGAGCCACCATTTACTTTGTGGGGTTGGCGTTCATGTTCCTGGGTGTCTCCATCATTGCTGACCGCTTCATGTCATCCATCGAGGTCATCACCTCCCAAGAAAGACAGATCACCATCAAGAAACCAAATGGTGAGAAGATCACCACAACGGTGCGGATCTGGAACGAGACTGTTTCCAACCTCACCCTGATGGCGCTGGGCTCCTCCGCCCCAGAAATCCTTCTGTCAGTCGTGGAGGTCTGTGGTCACAACTTTGACGCCGGTGAGCTCGGCCCCAACACCATTGTAGGAAGTGCGGCGTTCAACATGTTTGTCATCATTggcctttgtgtgtctgtcattcCCGAAGGTGAGACCAGAAAGGTGAAGCACCTCCGGGTGTTCTTTGTCACAGCCACCTGGAGCGTCTTTGCGTACATCTGGCTGTACCTGATCCTCGCCGTCTCTTCTCCAGGGGTTGTTGATATATGGGAGGGGCTTCTcacactcttcttcttccctaTTTGCGTTGGCTTTGCCTATGTGGCCGACCGCAGACTTCTTTTCTACAAATACATGTACAAACGATACAGagcagggaggcagagaggaatgATCATCGAAACTGAGGGAGAACCACAGCTTCCCTCAAAGGTCAACGTTGAAATGGACAGAAAGATGCTCAGCTCGTGTGGGGAGGAGTTCGTGGACGGAGACACAGGGTTTGATATGAAGgagctggatgaggaggaggccCGCAGAGAGGTGGCCAGGATCCTCAAGGAGTTGAAACAGAAACACCCCGAGAAGGACATGGAGCAGTTGATGGAGCTTGCTAATTATCAGGTTTTAACACAGCAACAGAAGAGTCGAGCATTCTACCGCTGTCAGGCGACCAGGATcatgacaggaggaggaaacatcCTGAAGAAGCACGCCGCTGATCAGGCCAAGAGAGCCACACTGCACAACATCTCCTCTGAGGTTTCCAGCAACGACTTTTCCTCCAAAGTTTTCTTTGACCCTGGTACCTACCAGTGTCTTGAAAACTGCGGCAGCGTAGCACTAAACGTGGTGCGTCGAGGTGGAGACCTAACAAGCATGGTCTCAGTGGATTACAGGACCGAGGACGGCACTGCAAACGCCGGCTCGGACTACCAGTTCACCGAAGGAACTATTATGTTCAAACCAGGCGAGACTGAAAAGGAAATCCGCATTGACATCATCGATGATGATATTTTtgaggaagatgagcatttccTGGTCTACCTCAGCAATGTGAGGGTCATATCAGAGGGTGCTGGCTCAGACGGGGGCGAGGCTAACCACGTGGACGCCCTGGCAGGTTTAGGTCTTCCGTGCACAGCCACTGTCACCATCTTTGATGATGACCATGCTGGTATCTTTACATTCGAGGAGCCAGTGGTCACTGTGAGCGAGAGCATCGGGATGATGGAGGTGAAGGTGCTTCGGACCTCAGGAGCTCGAGGAGTTGTGGTGGTGCCGTACAAAACCATGGAGGGGACGGCTAAAGGAGGTGGCGAAGACTTCGAGGATACACACGGAGTCCTGGAGTTTGACAATGATGAGATCCT GAAGACAGTAACCGTTAGAATAATTGACCATGAGGAGTACGATAAGCAGGCGACCTTCTACATAGAGCTGCAGGAACCGTACTGGAACAGGAGGAGATGGACAG ctctgttgcttcAGGAAGTCG GTGGATTCATCAAAACAG GAAGAGATGTCTACAGGAAGGTCCAGGGACGGGAGCATCCGGTCCCCTCTGCCATCATCAACATCACAG gggaggggggtgaggaTGTTTGGACGAAGAAGGACGAAGAGGAGCGGCGGATCGCGGAGATGGGTCGACCAATGCTGGGCGAACACGTGAAACTGGACGTCATCATCGAGGAGTCGTACGAGTTCAAG AGCACCGTGGATAAACTCATCAAGAAGACCAACCTGGCTCTGCTGATCGGGACCAACAGCTGGAGGGAGCAGTTTGTGGAGGCCATCACTGTCGGCTCAG gtgatgatgatgaatccGGTGAGGAGAAACTGCCCTCCTGTTTCGACTACGTCATGCACTTCCTCACCATCTTCTGGAAACTCCTGTTTGCATTTGTTCCTCCCACCGACTACTGGAACGGCTGGGCCTGCTTCGttgtctccatctctgtcatcGGTATGCTGACGGCGGTGATCGGTGACCTGGCATCTCATTTCGGCTGCACCGTCGGCCTCAAAGACTCCGTGACTGCTGTGGTGTTTGTGGCTTTGGGGACTTCAGTACCAG acACCTTTGCCAGTAAAGTAGCAGCCACCCAGGACCAATATGCAGACGCCTCCATTGGCAATGTGACAGGAAGCAACGCGGTCAACGTCTTCCTGGGTATTGGCGTGGCCTGGTCCATTGCTGCCATCTATCACTACTCCAAGGGCCAGCAATTCAAGGTCGACCCAGGAACGCTGGCCTTCTCCGTCACACTCTTCACCATCTTCGCCTTTATCTGCATCGGTGTTCTCATCTACCGCCGGCGGCCTGAGATCGGCGGGGAGCTCGGCGGTCCCAGAGTCCCAAAGATTCTCACCACCTGTTTGTTCTTCAGCCTGTGGTTGATGTACATTGTCCTCTCCTCATTAGAAGCCTATTGCCATGTAGAGGGATTCTAA